One window of Brevibacterium pigmentatum genomic DNA carries:
- a CDS encoding FAD-binding oxidoreductase, which yields MSAETTVGTDLDGLAAELSEGALVTDRDVIDSYSADKALFCPVGTASALVRAADVDDVVAVMRFATAHRIPVVTQGSRTGLSGAANATDGAILLNVAKLNAIVDIDEVNQTCRVQPGVINQDLKSALAEHGLSYPPDPGSVAISTIGGNVATNAGGMCCVKYGVTRDYVRGLTVVLADGTVTRLGRQTAKGVAGLDLAGLFVGSEGTLGVIVEITLGLRPLLAPPVTGVGIFPDLESAGHTVSEFMASGAAPSMLELMDGGTVGMINAYGDFGLPDGAGALLLVQSDAPGQAGVTELESFEAIARAQGADEVFFSDDPADSEMLVAARRAVSPAMEKYVSGLGGGELIDDVCVPRSRLGEFFARLDEIAAAHSVEVSTAGHAGDGNMHPSVLFDAHDPASVAEAKETFAEIMQLGLDLGGTITGEHGVGYLKKDWLVRELDAGAQMLQSSIKSAVDPLGILNPGKMLG from the coding sequence ATGAGTGCGGAGACGACGGTGGGCACGGACCTGGACGGACTTGCGGCCGAACTGAGCGAGGGCGCCCTGGTCACCGATCGGGATGTCATCGACTCCTATTCGGCGGACAAGGCCCTGTTCTGTCCGGTGGGGACCGCCTCGGCGCTCGTTCGTGCTGCCGACGTCGATGATGTGGTCGCGGTGATGCGCTTCGCCACCGCGCATCGGATCCCGGTGGTCACTCAGGGTTCCAGGACGGGTTTGTCGGGGGCGGCGAACGCCACCGATGGGGCGATCCTGCTCAACGTCGCGAAGCTGAACGCGATCGTCGACATCGACGAGGTGAACCAGACGTGCCGTGTCCAGCCCGGTGTCATCAACCAAGATCTCAAATCGGCTCTGGCCGAGCACGGTCTGTCGTATCCGCCGGATCCGGGGTCGGTGGCGATCTCCACGATCGGCGGGAACGTCGCGACGAACGCCGGCGGCATGTGCTGTGTGAAGTACGGGGTGACGCGAGACTATGTGCGCGGTCTGACCGTGGTCCTCGCCGATGGGACAGTGACCCGGTTGGGTCGGCAGACGGCGAAGGGTGTGGCCGGTCTCGATCTGGCGGGTCTGTTCGTCGGGTCCGAGGGGACTCTGGGAGTCATCGTCGAGATCACCCTAGGGCTCAGACCTCTGTTGGCTCCGCCGGTGACCGGTGTCGGGATCTTCCCGGACTTGGAATCGGCCGGGCATACGGTCTCTGAGTTCATGGCGTCCGGGGCGGCCCCGTCGATGCTCGAGCTCATGGACGGAGGCACCGTGGGCATGATCAATGCCTATGGTGATTTCGGGCTGCCCGACGGGGCCGGTGCGCTGTTGTTGGTGCAGTCGGATGCTCCGGGGCAGGCTGGTGTGACCGAGCTGGAATCGTTCGAGGCGATCGCCAGGGCGCAGGGTGCCGATGAGGTGTTCTTCTCCGATGATCCGGCGGATTCGGAGATGCTGGTGGCGGCCCGGCGTGCGGTGTCTCCGGCGATGGAGAAGTACGTGTCGGGGCTTGGTGGGGGAGAGCTCATCGATGATGTGTGCGTTCCTCGGTCCCGCCTCGGCGAGTTCTTCGCCAGGTTGGACGAGATCGCGGCCGCGCACTCGGTGGAGGTGTCCACGGCCGGTCATGCCGGGGATGGGAACATGCATCCGAGTGTGCTCTTCGACGCTCACGATCCGGCGAGCGTGGCCGAAGCGAAGGAGACGTTCGCGGAGATCATGCAGCTTGGTCTGGATCTGGGTGGGACGATCACGGGCGAGCACGGGGTCGGGTATCTGAAGAAGGACTGGCTGGTGCGCGAACTCGATGCCGGCGCTCAGATGCTGCAGTCGTCGATCAAGTCCGCGGTCGATCCTTTGGGGATCCTCAACCCGGGCAAGATGCTCGGCTGA
- a CDS encoding flavin reductase family protein, translating to MTHFYRPSEGHRLPHDPFNAIVAPRPIGWIGTVDAEGRRNLAPYSFFNALNYSPPLVGFSSNAWKDTVANCRETGEFTWNLVTRTLAEAMNASSTTAEVDEFSAADVEAAESVEISAPRVAASPATFECRVTQIIDLRTADGESSGSWFTVGEVVGVHLDESLLTDGIVDTAAAEPVLRGGGPTAYFGISSDQRFDMRRPG from the coding sequence GTGACCCACTTCTATCGCCCGTCCGAGGGCCACCGCCTGCCGCACGACCCCTTCAACGCCATCGTCGCACCGCGACCCATCGGCTGGATCGGCACAGTCGATGCCGAGGGCCGCCGCAATCTCGCGCCCTATTCGTTCTTCAATGCGCTGAACTACTCTCCACCGCTCGTGGGCTTCTCCAGCAACGCGTGGAAGGACACCGTTGCCAACTGCCGAGAGACCGGGGAGTTCACCTGGAACCTCGTCACTCGGACCCTCGCCGAGGCGATGAACGCCTCGTCGACCACCGCGGAGGTCGACGAGTTCTCCGCCGCAGACGTCGAGGCGGCCGAGTCCGTGGAGATCTCTGCGCCACGTGTGGCAGCCTCACCGGCGACCTTCGAATGCCGAGTCACTCAGATCATCGACCTGCGCACCGCGGACGGGGAGAGCTCCGGCTCGTGGTTCACCGTGGGTGAAGTGGTGGGGGTCCATCTCGACGAATCCCTGCTCACCGACGGGATCGTCGACACAGCCGCCGCCGAGCCGGTGCTGCGCGGCGGCGGACCGACCGCATACTTCGGGATCAGCTCGGATCAGCGCTTCGACATGCGCCGACCGGGCTGA
- a CDS encoding isopenicillin N synthase family dioxygenase: MTLTQLPILDLSLADDPATAEAFRADLRRITHEIGFFYLTGHGIPDADFTRIIDVAGRFFALPEEEKLAIENTNSPHFRGYTRTGGERTQGRVDWREQIDIGPERAPVTEPVNDFDHLTGPNQYPESLPELREATESWHAHLSEVGARLLEQWALSLGQAGDHFASAFAEDAESFIKIVRYPEAESESVTQGVGEHRDAGTLTLLYPQPGTTGLQVLTDDGWIDADPIENTFVVNIGKLLEVATNGYLKATVHRVLPTGPGQDRISIPFFFNPALNARLPEVELPAELAADARGVTQDERDALHAVYGENAFLSRLRSHPNVAEKFYPDLVRARA, encoded by the coding sequence ATGACCCTCACCCAGCTCCCCATCCTCGACCTCAGCCTGGCCGATGACCCCGCGACCGCCGAGGCATTCCGTGCGGACCTGCGCCGCATCACCCATGAGATCGGCTTCTTCTACCTCACCGGCCACGGAATTCCCGATGCCGACTTCACCCGCATCATCGACGTCGCCGGCCGCTTCTTCGCTCTGCCCGAGGAAGAGAAGCTCGCGATCGAGAACACGAACTCCCCGCACTTCCGCGGCTACACCCGCACCGGCGGCGAACGCACCCAAGGCCGCGTCGACTGGCGGGAGCAGATCGACATCGGCCCAGAACGCGCACCCGTGACCGAACCGGTCAACGACTTCGACCACCTCACCGGTCCCAACCAGTACCCGGAATCGCTGCCCGAGCTGCGCGAGGCCACGGAATCCTGGCACGCGCATCTGAGCGAGGTCGGCGCTCGTCTCCTCGAACAGTGGGCGCTGAGCCTCGGTCAGGCGGGCGATCATTTCGCGTCCGCCTTCGCCGAGGATGCCGAATCCTTCATCAAGATCGTCCGCTACCCCGAAGCCGAATCCGAGTCCGTCACCCAGGGCGTGGGCGAACACCGGGACGCCGGCACGCTCACCCTGCTCTACCCGCAGCCGGGCACCACCGGCCTGCAGGTGCTCACCGATGACGGTTGGATCGATGCGGATCCGATCGAGAACACCTTCGTCGTCAACATCGGCAAACTCCTCGAAGTCGCCACGAACGGCTACCTCAAAGCCACCGTCCACCGTGTCCTGCCGACCGGACCCGGGCAGGACCGCATCTCCATCCCGTTCTTCTTCAACCCGGCTCTGAACGCTCGTCTGCCCGAGGTCGAATTGCCCGCCGAACTCGCCGCCGATGCCCGCGGTGTGACTCAGGACGAACGCGACGCTCTGCACGCCGTGTACGGCGAGAACGCCTTCCTCTCCCGGCTGCGGTCCCACCCGAACGTCGCCGAGAAGTTCTATCCGGACCTCGTGAGAGCTCGGGCCTGA
- the mmuM gene encoding homocysteine S-methyltransferase — MTFTQMLTLSEAAPIVIDGGLGSAAEDRGIDLGHALWSAELIRRDPDTLLAVHSAFADAGARILTTASYQATPTGFVEAGISVAEGNRIITDSVRVARSAAERRDVLTAGSVGPYGAALGDGAEYTGDYRLSSSEYTAFHRPRIAALAEAGADLLAIETQPRLDEIAAIIGLTDETGLPSWVTVTLQTGTDTNVPTLPDGSTLAELAEAAAASASVQAIGVNCVRPSLVTPALRELSRHTDLPLIAYPNSGEIYDAKTLTWRDGAEAGVGSWPVAEWTRLGARIIGGCCRVRPEDIAVLTERTRA; from the coding sequence ATGACGTTCACCCAGATGCTCACCCTCTCCGAGGCCGCCCCCATCGTCATCGACGGCGGTCTGGGCAGCGCCGCCGAAGATCGCGGCATCGACCTCGGCCACGCCCTGTGGTCGGCCGAGCTCATCCGCCGTGATCCGGACACCCTGCTGGCAGTGCACTCCGCCTTCGCTGATGCCGGTGCCCGCATCCTTACGACCGCGAGTTACCAGGCGACGCCGACGGGCTTCGTCGAAGCAGGAATCAGCGTCGCGGAAGGCAACCGGATCATCACCGACAGCGTGAGAGTCGCGCGCAGTGCCGCAGAACGCAGAGACGTCCTCACCGCCGGTTCCGTCGGCCCCTACGGCGCAGCTCTGGGCGACGGTGCCGAATACACCGGCGACTACCGCTTGTCCTCGTCCGAATACACTGCCTTCCATCGTCCGCGCATCGCTGCCCTCGCCGAGGCGGGAGCGGACCTGCTCGCCATCGAAACCCAGCCGCGCCTCGACGAGATCGCAGCGATCATCGGCCTGACAGACGAGACCGGACTTCCCTCCTGGGTGACCGTGACTCTACAGACCGGCACGGACACGAACGTCCCGACCTTGCCCGACGGCAGCACCTTGGCGGAGCTCGCGGAGGCGGCGGCCGCCTCGGCGAGTGTGCAGGCGATCGGAGTCAACTGTGTGCGCCCATCCCTGGTGACTCCGGCACTGAGAGAACTGTCCCGGCACACGGATCTGCCGCTCATCGCCTATCCGAACTCGGGTGAGATCTACGACGCGAAGACCCTGACCTGGCGCGACGGCGCGGAAGCCGGTGTCGGTTCGTGGCCGGTGGCGGAGTGGACCCGCCTCGGTGCGCGGATCATCGGCGGCTGCTGTCGGGTGCGTCCGGAGGACATCGCAGTCCTGACGGAGCGGACCCGAGCCTGA
- the tgt gene encoding tRNA guanosine(34) transglycosylase Tgt translates to MTADETSAAFETAPINDRSNFGFEVGTRMDTGGRTGVIHTPHGDIQTPAFIPVGTKATVKAVRPDEVAELGGQAVLSNAYHLYLQPGSDLIDEAGGLGRFMNWSGPTFTDSGGFQVMSLGSGFKKVISMESTGEQNDELVAVGKERLSNVDDDGVTFKSHLDGSMHRFTPEISMRVQHELGADIMFAFDELTTLVNTRGYQEESLERTRLWAIRCIEEHFRLTEERSHRPYQALFGVLQGAQYEDLRRKAARDLGAMDFDGFGIGGALEKENLGIIIRWVCEELPENKPRHLLGISEPDDLFEAIKTGADTFDCVSPSRVARNAAIYTRDGRYNLTGAKYRRDFGPLDPDCSCYTCQNYSRAYLRHLYKAKEMLFSTLCTIHNEHFVVSLVDEIRQSMVDGRFDELETEVLGRYYAKK, encoded by the coding sequence GTGACTGCAGACGAAACTTCGGCGGCATTCGAGACCGCACCCATCAACGACCGATCGAACTTCGGATTCGAGGTGGGCACCCGCATGGACACGGGCGGACGCACCGGGGTCATCCACACCCCGCACGGTGATATCCAGACCCCGGCGTTCATTCCGGTCGGCACGAAGGCCACGGTCAAAGCCGTGCGTCCCGACGAGGTCGCCGAACTCGGCGGTCAGGCGGTGCTCTCGAACGCCTACCACCTCTACCTGCAGCCGGGGTCGGACCTCATCGACGAGGCCGGCGGTCTGGGCAGGTTCATGAACTGGTCGGGACCGACCTTCACCGACTCGGGCGGATTCCAGGTGATGAGCCTGGGGTCGGGATTCAAGAAGGTCATCTCGATGGAGTCGACGGGCGAGCAGAACGATGAACTCGTCGCCGTCGGCAAGGAGCGGCTGTCGAACGTCGACGACGACGGAGTGACGTTCAAGTCCCACCTCGACGGGTCGATGCACCGCTTCACCCCGGAGATCTCGATGCGTGTGCAGCACGAACTCGGCGCCGACATCATGTTCGCCTTCGACGAGCTGACCACTCTGGTCAACACCCGCGGCTACCAGGAGGAATCCCTGGAGAGGACCCGACTGTGGGCGATCCGCTGCATCGAAGAGCACTTCCGCCTCACCGAGGAGCGTTCGCACCGGCCCTACCAAGCGCTCTTCGGAGTGCTGCAAGGTGCACAGTACGAGGACCTGCGGCGCAAGGCGGCCCGGGATCTCGGTGCCATGGACTTCGACGGCTTCGGCATCGGCGGTGCGCTGGAGAAGGAGAACCTCGGCATCATCATCCGCTGGGTGTGCGAGGAGCTGCCGGAGAACAAGCCGCGTCACCTGCTGGGCATCTCCGAACCCGACGACCTGTTCGAAGCGATCAAGACCGGCGCGGACACCTTCGACTGCGTCTCGCCCTCCCGCGTGGCCCGCAATGCCGCGATCTACACCCGCGACGGCCGATACAACCTCACCGGTGCGAAGTATCGTCGCGACTTCGGCCCGCTGGACCCCGACTGCTCGTGCTACACGTGCCAGAACTACTCACGGGCGTACCTGCGGCACCTGTACAAGGCGAAGGAGATGCTCTTCTCCACCCTGTGCACCATCCACAACGAACACTTCGTCGTCTCGCTCGTCGACGAGATCCGGCAGTCGATGGTCGACGGCCGCTTCGACGAGCTCGAAACCGAGGTCCTCGGCCGCTACTACGCGAAGAAGTAG